GGAAGCATCGCCCATTGCTTATTCGGTGAACCAACCCTAGCCCTAGAAGAATCAGAAATCGCTATCGCCCTCGATATCGGTTCATCCACTTGGTTAATCACTGTGTTCAATGGCAACGGTGCAGTCATAGACCGCTATCTAATTGAAGGTGGATGCGGTGAGTTGCACTCAATGATCGCAGAAGCATTAGACAAGAGAAACGACAAAGTAAGTCTGCTATCCAAAGATGTCAAACATTCACCTTCTTTAGTGAACAAGGGCATTTTAGAAGGGACTTTAACTTACGGAGGAAATCACCTCACAGGCAAGAATTTTGAGACTGAATATAGGCAATGTCTTGATGATTGGTGGGCTACAAGAATTGAGAAATTCGCCAACTTTGTCACCTCTGGTAATTACCTGGATAGAGCTAAATATCTTGTGGCTTGGGGTGGTGGTGTTGCTTTACCAGTGGTGGATCAAAATCTCGCAGGCTTAGGATTTGTAGTCTTACCAAATCCCCAATTCATCAATGCGTTTGGACTGAAGTTATTAACAGAAAACTCAATAGGAGTGTAAACAAGTGGCTGATAAAACGTCCTATGAATCTCGGCGTATAAGCATCTCATACTTAGCAGTTTATGAATTGTGCCAAATGTTTGGTATTCCTCAAGATGCACCAACACAGGCACTATCAGCAGCAGTTGAAAAGCTGATTTTTCAGGGTGGTGTCAATTTACAAACATTACCAAAAAATCAAAATCAGGTATCTACACCAATAGCAAATCAGCCGAATAAGGCAGGAATAGCCTCTATGGTCAGTCAGTTTAAAGGAGTAGCTTCATGAACAACTTGAATAGAGTTTATGACAGTACATTACTAAGTCGCTCTAAAGTCTATCAGATTGATAGAACGCTCTATCAATACCTGTACAAAACAGGCACAATACAAGCACCACAATATATCTTTCGACCACTAGCAGGACAACGAAAGAAAGCAGATTTAAAGCTGAATCATAAAGCTTTAACTACTCGCTGTTATGAAGTTGAAGGAGTGACTACAAAAAGTTCTGTACTCTCTCAAGAATCATTGCAATTATCAATATTTTGATGAGGTGAATTATGAGTAATCAACCATTACCAGAATTGATTGCACAAACCCAACAATTACTCACCCAAATCAGACAGCATCCCCAATTTCTAGCACTGCAAATTGATGCAGATGTCACCATAGGCGATGTTACGCAATTTCTCAACACCCTTGGGTGGGAAGCAACAGCTTGTGCTGTGGATGTATCGAAGGAAGGTTTTTTTCAGTAATGGGGAGAGCGATTGCAATGATTGGTCGTCGGTGCAATCGCCTCACTCGCATCTACGCATCATAGACACAAAAGGATTGTAAATCATGACGAAACCACTTGGATACTACTGCGCTCTAACACCTGGAGATGGAACATATTTAGACTGGTTGCAAGATACTTATGGTTCTGGCCTTGAAGGGATTAATCGCATCGAAAAACTGCATTTTTTGAAAGCGATAACTGATAACTTAATCGCTGCTGAAATCGCTACACAAGGGCAATATTTATTAGAAGAATCAGCCCAAACTATTCAGAAACTTCAAGAGGATTTGTATCAGTACACGCCAATAGGCGACCACTTGG
The sequence above is drawn from the Nostoc sp. TCL26-01 genome and encodes:
- a CDS encoding ParM/StbA family protein, whose protein sequence is MTTTYTNDKNWLVQANLLANSGINALIAGKDPGAGYGKATYGDFCIMMPAAYSVVRNRNNQLHETISKDGCWVRYVEGSRKDLKDVQFFWGTAAIAQPDHTLLHDDKAKKAELALESILADLAVLNIPDGMKLSISLSNHNPERWGGEIKRRVQGTHTFQHKHPVNREIITKTVEIVVTGIYPEGFGSIAHCLFGEPTLALEESEIAIALDIGSSTWLITVFNGNGAVIDRYLIEGGCGELHSMIAEALDKRNDKVSLLSKDVKHSPSLVNKGILEGTLTYGGNHLTGKNFETEYRQCLDDWWATRIEKFANFVTSGNYLDRAKYLVAWGGGVALPVVDQNLAGLGFVVLPNPQFINAFGLKLLTENSIGV